In Legionella israelensis, the genomic window GTTGTTTCAGTTTTTTCTGCAGGCCACTGCTGGTTTAATGGCAGCATCATGGAAAATGGATTTCAATTTGACCTCGACACAGGTGGGTTCGCTTTCTGCCGCCTTTTTTATAACCTATGTGTTGATGCAGATTCCTGTAGGATTAGCCTATGATCGTCTGGGTGCTCGTAAGGTGCTTATCACAGCTTCAATGATACTAGCCGCCGGTATTTTTCTGTTAGCATACAGCCAGGTTTATTGGCAGGCTTTTGTTTCTCGTCTGCTGATGGGCATGGGTAGCGGATTTGGCTTTGTCGGAATGCTCTATGTGACGGCAACCTGGTTTTCAGGTCGTCAATTTGCTTTATTTGTCGGGTTAGCTGAAACACTGGCTATGATGGGTGTGACTCTAGGTGAAATAGGAATGGCCTGGGTCATTACTCATTATGGATGGCGATTAACCTTGATGATTGTAGGTTTTATGGTTTTACTGATCACCCTTTTGGTGGCTTTGTTCATTCATGATCAGGCTGATTATTTAAGCCAGGAAGAAGAGTATCAACGCGGTTCTTTGCCTACCATCTTAGGACAAGTTCTTTTGAATCAACAGGTCTGGATAGCTGGTTTCTATGGCTTTGCCATGGTGTCCATTATTAACGTTTTTGCTACATTGTGGGGTGTTTCTTTTATTGAGCATCAATATCATCCCATCTCTTTACATACGGTAGGTTCGCTTATATCAATGATTTTTCTGGGCATAGGCATAGGCGGTCCTTTTCTTGCTTGGCTTGTGCGTTATTACGAGGATAAAAGACGCCTTTTCTTAGGCTTTTTTGCTCTTGCGACGACATTGCTGCTGATGATTGTGGTTTATATTCCACATTTGTCCTTATGGGCGCTATATTTTTTGTTACTTTTGTTAGGTTTTTTTTCATCGGGATATATACAAGTATTTGCTGTTGTCAAAGATGCCGTGAAGGTAAGCCATCGCGGCACTGCGCTTTCAACTTCAAACATGATCCTTATGAGCAGCGCCCTGCTTTTGCAGCCGCTTATCGGGAAAATGCTCTTTTTAGGTTTTAGCTATCCCCAGGCTCTTTCACTGTTGATTATTGTTTTAGGTGTAGCTGTTGTTCTTTCTTTTTATCTTGATCGGAAGAAAAGATTAAACAATGTACAGGATTATGTAGAGCAGAATTTAATTTTTCAAAAAAAGTAAAAAAAGCGATTGACAGTAGATGAGAAATGGTTAGAATGTGCAGACGCTTTTGGGGCGAGTTCATTAAGAAGTTAGAAGACAAACTGTGTGGGCGCTTTGAAGGAATTTGGAGTGCTTGAAGA contains:
- a CDS encoding MFS transporter, encoding MIKQKTILPVLNWAIATSFVLFQFFLQATAGLMAASWKMDFNLTSTQVGSLSAAFFITYVLMQIPVGLAYDRLGARKVLITASMILAAGIFLLAYSQVYWQAFVSRLLMGMGSGFGFVGMLYVTATWFSGRQFALFVGLAETLAMMGVTLGEIGMAWVITHYGWRLTLMIVGFMVLLITLLVALFIHDQADYLSQEEEYQRGSLPTILGQVLLNQQVWIAGFYGFAMVSIINVFATLWGVSFIEHQYHPISLHTVGSLISMIFLGIGIGGPFLAWLVRYYEDKRRLFLGFFALATTLLLMIVVYIPHLSLWALYFLLLLLGFFSSGYIQVFAVVKDAVKVSHRGTALSTSNMILMSSALLLQPLIGKMLFLGFSYPQALSLLIIVLGVAVVLSFYLDRKKRLNNVQDYVEQNLIFQKK